TTGATGAACAGTGGCAGTGTGGGGCTGTCCCTGTTGGTGTGGGCGCTCTGTGGCGTGCTCTCACTCTTTGGTAAGAACCAACAAATTCATCAAAGATTCACAAAGTGTTGTGGCGGTTTGGGGGGTGAATGAGTAGGAGTCAatctttagggttgctggtcagatgtagACACAAAACGGTCTGGGAAAACTTTCAGTGTGTGCCTTAGTgaatcagctgctgctgctcagtgcTCTCAGTGTTATGTATGTAGCTGATGGCGGTAGTCATGACATAGcagagcctcctcaggcagagaccATGGTGAATGCTATCCGTGCTTGATCGTATCTAGCCTGCttagaactgaccaggagagagttgTGTAATTACTTATCACTGAGAACAGGAAAGCATTGAATGTGATAGAttcttattatttatatatatttttcattatgttgTCCCATGCAGTgttaactttgatttagttttagttgtaGTGTTTTGACTAAAACGCAACTTAGGTTTAGTCAAagttagtcatcaggactatttcagttatagtctagttttagtctttaAGATTATTAAGatattagtcgactaaatcttaTATACAGATATAGttgattaaaatataaagcataagagtttaggtttttgatgtgatcaatgcgtgaGACCACATAATCACatgttctgattggatttcgtctcAAGTGATGgaattatagtttagttttcatttctgtctacgggactccaaatCTAACAATGCAATGTataaacttttctgaaaatgtcaacaaacggaGTCTTTACAGTGGATATCGAAACAAGCTTTCGAGAGGTAAGTTACATTCCTTTTCATGCAAATTATctgtgatttattgatctatgaggcctacactatggggCGGATTCACGAAAGGTTaaggggtattaaaacatgtacaaacgtcactccacgctcTGGTAAGGAGTACAAAGGCCAAGGAATCAGGAGTGTGCCACCGCTGTGCTTCCCAATGCGCCCTCAATACATTTAGCGCATTTCCTTCTAATGCGCAAAAAtaagggaggaggaaatgcaaataaattcatgcagggggagcaatgcgattcatgaaatctggagctgtttgcggtgatagttttagtaccagaaaatagtacaactgacaatcagatgcaaacacacacgcagagatcattgCTACAGTAAATGTGGAtagaaaacacagcagagatttaaaaaaggctccagttgtgtgtgtatctgagagagagagagaaaaaaagcagGATGTGCATCCATCTCTCCTCCGCGGGTCACTGTCTTACACACGCGCACGCTCAACCGCTCTCATGCACCCATCTGTCACATCCATGCACATTTCCCTACTGcgagatgaataaagaatatctatctatctatctgctgtaattcatccattattttatttgtttcctctactaacacctctaagtctgctgcttcacattttaatttttgcttCCGGGCACTAatgttcaccctccatgttcaacacaacacGTACAAAAAGCCCATTTAAATAAGGgaggtctgcaccagttctgcatgtgcactaatcattgctgcaatcttagggAATTCCGCACAGCAGGTGAAAAACGGGCATCACTAAAGGACCTAACGGACACTAAATCGACCCGCAGGGGCCTCTGCGGTCCAATTCAGATcaaatttttctgtatttggcccctgcaataaaatgagtttgtcaTCCCTGATTTAAACTAAGAATGTACCACATTACTCTTGTAAACAAAGTAATGTTCTTCACAAGTTctttattttcagtgttttaaaaaaaaacaaggataaATGTTCAGACCTGAGAGTTTAAATGTGGGTTACCATCATGTACTGTATTGGTTGGCCTTGAGGACGGTTGTAATCCAGATTGTCCAGCTGGCTATTGTCATcagttttgtcatgtttttaatcGTCAGATGATAATGAAGAATGATCTCATTCAAACATGGCTTTTACCCCCACCTTCCTTTAGGCTCATTGTGTTACGCCGAGTTGGGAACAAGTTTTACAAAGTCGGGAGGTCACTACACTTACCTCCTGGAGACGCTGGGGCCACTGCCTGCCTTCCTCCGAATCTGGGCTGAGTTTGTTTTCATCCGGTCAGAACAATTTACATTTCTAACATGTTCTGGGCTAAACCTGAAGTAAATGTAAACATGTTTCCCTCTCAGACCCGCTGTAGCGTCCTACGTGGCCTTAGCATTCGGACGTTATGTGGTGGAGCCCTTTTTCACACCCTGTGAAGCTCCTACGGTTCTCATAAGGCTCGTCAGCATCCTCGGAGTGAGTAAGTGGATTTACTGCTGTTACCTTGTACCTTTCTATCACTGGATTGATGCAGGGGTAGAACCTCTTAGAATGTTGAACCTGGAAACATAAATACGTAGTCCTAAACCACAATCTTCACAGAGGGTTCGTGTGGCAGCAAATTATCTAATAATGTAACTCTGTgccttttttctcttcttcttggGGGTAGCCATTCTCCTTCACACATCTTATCTTATACATATCAaaagactcaaaacacacaccaaagacacacacacacacacacacacacacacacacacacacacacacacacacacacacacacacacacacacacacacacacacacacacacacacacacacacacacacacacacacacacacacacacacacacacactagggcgaccgtggctcaggtggtagtgggtcgtcttctgatcgagaagttggcggttcgatcccagtacctgactatgtgtcgaagtgtccttgggcaagacactgaaccctaagttgctcccagtggtcgactagcgccttgcatggcagtcctgtcccattggtgtgtgaatgtgagagtgattgggtgaatgagctgatatgtaaagcgctttgagactgtttcagtgtggtgataaagcgctatataaatcaagtccatttaccattccaagtccatttacacacacacacacatccacacaccaaAGACAGAGCCTCCGTCGTCATAGTGTGAACAGATGTCTCTTCCGTGGGGGGGATGGCCTGTATCTCCTTTTGCCCCTTTTGTTTTAATACAAACAGTTCCTTTTGGTGGaggggggaaggggagggggagACTGCAGGAATATCATTGCTTCAgggtctttctctctctcttgctgTGAACTCCGAAGCTGGTGGTCGCTCTCTTTTCCTTTCAGTACATGATCTTGCTTGGGACGGGGGGCCAATCATTCTTCTCAAAcaattgtattcttttatttcagttgtagaataaatccatttttattaattcatcaaCTCATGTCTGGTTCATCGATTTCACAGTGCAGCGGAGAACACCATTGAAGGTAACACTCTAAATCCACCATTACAGTTGCAAGAGGGCGTTATGTGGTAGAACCATATACTCGCTGTAAAGCTCCTACAGTTTTCATGAAGCTTGACAACCTCCATCCGAGTAAGTAAGGGGATTTACCCCATGTTGGAATTTTATCATTGtattgggggcttgtccagtaTCAAAACCAGTGACCTCTTGAAAACTGATATGGCTTGGTTTAGCAACTGATATATTGAAAGGTAACTGGACAAAGTGTGAGTAAGTCATGCTTGTTCAATTTCTGGAAAATTATAGCAAACAGAGGCCTTTAGGACACGGCAACACAAAACTTAACTAAGCCAGGGAGCAAGAGAACAGAATCGGATGAGACCCTCTTTAAGGCATTCAGGATTAGCAGTGTACACGCAGCTCTTCTGGCAAATCAGGAAACTCTGACTTGTGAGAGAATAACAGAGCATTATATAATGGGGGAGCCTTCTTTACACTCTGTGAATCTCCCACGTTTCTAATAAGGCTTGTGGTTTTACTGTTCTCTCTTCAAACCTTTCTATCACTGgattgggggcttgtccaggatctATACACAAATTGTAATGCCCAGGCTCAGTAAGTGCAATAATCAAGGGAACCGGACAACATACGAGAACATTGTTTGGGTTTACCTAccacaaaattatgacaaaaccAAGGTCCGGCAACAACATAGTAGGCCCGAAAGATTGTCACAAAGCAATAGTGCAGGACATGGAAAAAGTGTTGAGAATCAGTGGCAAAATGAACCAGGGAATGCCACCTTGTACAAAATGAGGAGGTATGGTAAGGGCCAAACCCATGTACCAGCCAGCATCTCTGCAGTGGGCCTGGAGCCATAACAGGGGGTTAGACCCTAGGAATCTCCCTTGGTTCTCATTAAATTTGTAGTGGGTGAGTGATTTCACTTGTCTAGTTGTGTTCTTTTATCACTGTATTGAAATTTCATTCACTTCCTTTGTATTTCTGCAGCGCTTGTCGTGGTTGTCAACTCCCTGAGCGTCAACATGGCCTCTCGCGTGCAAGTCACCCTGACTTTTATTAAGATGTTCGCGCTGGTCCTCATCATCATCCCTGGAGTCATGGCCTTGGCCAAAGGTGGGAAGATGGGATTCCTCAAGACATAATTAGGCTGTAAAGAACTACTGAATTCTGTTTTGCAGGGAGGACCGAAAACTTTCAGAGAGGCTTCGAGGTGGATGCGCTCACGCTGGATCGGTTGCCGTTGGCGTTCTACAACGGCCTTTATGCTTATGGTGGCTGGTGAGAAAACCAAGCGGCTTTTTCTGGATGGCAAAATGAGTCCAGTCTAAACCATGTCCATCCGTTTTCCTTCAGGTTCTATCTGAACTATGTCACAGAGGAGGTCATAAACCCCAACAGGTTTTTTCCTGAAGATACTTTCGTTCTAAACTGCTCACATTTCAAGGAAGTTCTTCCTTAAATTTCCTGTTTTGTCTTTTCACTTCTCTCTCTAGAAACATCCCACTGGCAGTAATCTGTTCTATGGTGACTGTCACAGTCTTCTATGTGCTTGTTAATGTTGCCTACTATACCATAATGACGCCTGCGGAGATTCTCCATTCCGATGCCGTTGCTGTTGTCAGTACTTATCTttgaaacattcaaaatgagaAGAAACATTTTCAAAGCAGCTCTGATACGATGTGTGTGTGACCACGCAGATGTTTGCCGATCGAGCTCTTCCAGGACTCACTTCGGTGATTCCTTTCCTTGTCGCTCTGTCTTGTCTCGGTGCACTTAACGGCGGCTTCTTCGGGGTTCCAAGGATGCTGTTTGTCGGGGCGAGAGAGGGTCACTGGCCGTCCATCTTTTCCATGATTCACATCCGAAGACACACCCCTTTACCAGCTGTGCTGTTTCTGGTAAACCATGATTCCACATGTGTCTGTGTATGAAGTGTTATCAGCCACATCTGCCTGGAATATTGAGAAATAAATCCAAAGACGACAACAGCAAAATTAATTTTAGACTAAAATGTGGCTGTGTTTGAATCGAAAGAGGGTTCAGAGCGGTGTTGTTCTCCCTGAAAGGTACGTTCACACCGAAAGAGACTCCAGGAACTGTGGAAACTCAAGCGACTTTCATTCAAGCGACGCAACTCAAGCACTTCCAGGGACTCAATCGCACGATCTGAGTCACTGGAAGTTTAAAGTTGAtaattttgaacttttcaagcgactttgAATGTGTCGCGACAGCCAATTGGCAACGAGTTTCTCCCTACGTCACTTCCGtggtcgtcacgtcactggagaaACATGGACGCCGTCGAGCCTTCTGtttttttctagattttgtACAAGTACGTGGTCGCAATCATGGTAAGATcagccatgttttttttaaattgaaaattgaGTCGGAAACAGGCTTTTAAATGGGCGGGGTAGATGAAGCCAGCAAAAAATacgactatgttcaagcgactcatcactcAGCACTGGAAACTCACATTACCACTGAAAACGATAGAGCCTATCCCCGCCACTATGAATTGGTCAAAATAGTTTCATATTCATCCAATCGCAGATCCATTAACAAAGCGTACTGTTGTTCGTGAAATAGACGATGAGATTGATTTGATATGAAAATTTCGATTATCACACCATTAAAATGACGGCACCGACACCTCCTAGGATATTAATGGAATTAGACGATTCACAGAAATGatccatttaaaataaatttacgGATCAGTGGAAAATTGCCATCTATGTAAATGAATGTACATCACAGCTAAGTCTCAGTTTAAGGTTCACTCACCTTATTGATCTATTGTTTGTTTCCAGTACCCTTTGGTGGTGTTGATGTTGATGAACGGAGAGATCTACAATCTCATCAACTTTGCCTCCTTCTCTCGATGGTTCTTCATCGCCCTGGCGACCACGGGAATGCTCGTCCATCGGTATCGCTTCCCTCTCCACCCGAGACCCTTTAAGGTTAGGGCCTCTCTGAACTCACTCACGCATTAAGTATCGGAACGTCGAACTCGCCGACAGCTTTTGGTTGATCATCAGGTGCCTTTGGTCATCGCAGTGACCTTCACGGTGGTCTCCTTCTTCCTCGTTGGTCTTTCCCTGTACTCGGACCCCTGGAACACCGGCGCCAGCTGTGCTCTCACTCTGACAGGGGTTCCCGTGTACTACGTCATCGTTCATAAAAATCGACTTCCCAGAAGATGCAGACGAGTGTATCGTACGTCGACACACATTAACAGCTACTGTGACTTTTTATTCTCACAATGCTTGTAAACAATAAGAATTGCAAATGATCACTAGCATGGCTACGTTTTAGATACAATAAGTGGATACAACTCTAACCACctggtttttgctgacctgccacgagGAGGGAAActtaaaaatgccttgattatgggcagggctcctggagcagttaagacacgcccagtttatactataaaatctccaatgaacaatacATGCTACGCTAACTAGCTACTTAATACTCACTATCGCTATTTATTCTCAATTATCTCAATTCAAACTACTCACCAAAGAATGGAGAGTGATAGTTTTCATAGGAGGTACGGGTCTAACAGAGACACACGATGGTCCAATGATGTCACagaatcttgttctcagccaatagcaaaattcaattgtgtTGTCggggtttcaacccataaagGGCAGTCACtattacattttacaactaaatgtgCCAAATTGAAGTACTTTGACTAACacgttgagagttggaccaggatcaatcaataAACACTAgttaatacatttgttttcagcaggttttggggtttagttactctttacatttggggtattttgttgtaaaaatgtacgactgactgccctctatggttGAAACCAAGAtaatacaattgaattttgctattggctgcgAACGGAGGTTTTTTACGTCACAAAACaatgttggctccgccccttttataaaaactatcatCTATGGACTCTGCAGTCTGTGGCGAGTGGGTTGGatagagaattgtgaatagagttTTAGTGAGTATTgttagttagcatagcatatgttgttctttggagattttatagaatggactgggcgtgtcttaaatgTTCCAGAAGCTCCAccaataatcacatttttttaaatttcgagCCCAGCcaagggtttagttactctatgccagaggttcccaacctttctggggtcgtgaccccattttaatgtCAAATTTCTGATGACCCTTAGCAAAAAGTAGTATACtgaaagttcattttattaagtAAGCTTGAGTATAAGTATAGCAAGTATATGATGTACTTATAGCACACTAGAAAGTATACTAATTTAATACTTCTGACTAACTTGaaacattttaagtttataaaagtATACTTTATAAGGTaatttcaagtttaaaaaagtacactcatgtgcagacaaggaaaaaaaaaaaaaaactgcttgaatcgggccaaacaaggtgtcagcggaaaggtcttctctgcctgaGTCCAAACATGTGCATGGTACATGCAGTCAGAACTGCGCCCACTAGaggcaaaacacacaatcacggtgcaaaaaaaagtgctaatttAATTGACAATGTGGCACCAGCAGACgtgttttattcccctgagtctgAAGATGTGATTTGTTTACGGCTAGGGGCCGAATGATGGCTCCGTGAATgtatttatgacctatttaatgtttagaagaaaatggctgaatttgctttacacggactttaatgTTGTTCTTTAGGATTTTAAAACCATAACAGCCTCTAAACTCATGCCTGATTCTTCTCATCCACAGACTATTGTAGCAAACAGCTGCAGATTCTTCTGGAAGTGGCTCAGCAGGAGGTCCAGACCTACTGACCCCCCTCCCCACACATGGACGTCCCGCGTTCCACTGTGACAGAATTTAAAGAGTAACGACTTGAAATAGAATAGAACACTTTTCTAGATCCTTAAACCTTTATTCCAATATAAATATAGGCATGTTTCTGTTTCACATGTGATCAGATTAAAGTGAACTTAAAGTGACACATGAATACTTGTTTGAAAAACTCACTGCTGTCGCTCCGTTGCCGTTGGATACGGATCATGGGGAAACATCTCACACAGAGCTGAAGCACCTGATTAAACAGGGACTCGTCCCATGAAGAAGGCGGAGCTTTGATCGTAcgaccaaacaaacaaacctgatGGAGATGCTACGACATTGTACGGACAATTCTAGCGCGAACATAAACTGCTGCTAGCGCtaacataaacacaaacaatcatGTACACAAATACCAGCTACATTATATATTAGTGTGCAAATCAACAAAAAGCAGTTATTGGAAGAGACGGacgatgacaaaaaaaaaacaagagtagACGGTGATATGAAGAGCTCCAAAGAAGAAAGTGTGAGTGATGCGATATAGTGCTTATTCccaggagaaaaacaaacaagaataaAGATGAGAAGAAGCCCCTGTATccgttagatttagatttaaatcctGAGCTCTTGGTTTTAATGAAATCTGCAACAAAGCAAGGCTTTCTGCTTCGCGCCTCCACGTAGTGTTAAAAAAGTTATCACCATGCACCCCATGTCCGGCCTCGTCCGTCCTACTTGAGCTGAGGGAAGAACTCAGACCAGCTGATGTTAGCCATCCCCAGGTCCTCGTCCTCCAGCCCTGTGAAGCTCAGGTCCACCAGGATCTTACTCAGGCTGTCATTCATAGTGTCCAGGACCAGACCCTCCGTCACCGGGCGGCCGGTGGGTGTGGCTGCCCCCCCAGGCTGCAGCAGCTCCCTGGAGCAGCTTCTTTGGCCGCCCTCGGCTGGGGTGAGCAGCTCCCTGGGCGAGTTGAAGAGAAGAGGGTCTTTGAAGGGCGTGCTGCTGAAGTCGAGCTGTGGTGTGCATAGGGGGCTGAAGTCCAGGAGCGTTTGGATCCCCTTGCCTACGGGGGTGACCCCCCAGTGCTCGAACGGTGCCCCACAGGGGGGTTTGCTGGGTGTGGAGGAGGTCAGGTGGCCAGTGCTCTTAATGGGGGTCTTGAAGGAGAAGTCCCGGTCAGGGCTGTCCTGTCTATGGTGCGTCCCCGGCTCAACGTCTCGGGCGTCGTGGTGAAAGGTGGAGGCGTCCGACGAAACTCCGGAGTCCAGGAAGGTGTCGGGGCAGAGGAGGACCGGCTCCTCATGCAGGGAGCGCGCCAGGTGCTGCTTACGCCGGGAGCTGCTGCGGGGCGGCCTCTTCGGAGTTGCTTTGGGCGTCTCGCAACTCACGGGAACGCAAACAGGCTCCACCTTCAACGTCTGAGAGGATGGAGCCATCACTGGAGGATCGACCCGAGACCCCTGGAAAAGAAACGCaacaaaacatgatttttttctaaacaaaatcTAATCTTAACGGGTGTAGTGACGATGTATATATCAAAAAAAACCGTGTAAtgtattacaaacacaaaatatgtgcacattttttatgaaaaaacacattaaaaggtctttttagaacaattttataccttggggcataaactatgTAGAGCCGCCATTTTAGACAGGATATGACGCACGTTTGTCGATTCCTgtttagctgttgctaggcaacagtgttccgttggtctacagcaggggtggccaaccctggtcctcaagagccactatccagcatgttttagatgtttccctcttccaacacacctgattcaaatgatgaactcattatcaagctctgcagaagcctgataacgatcctggtcatttcaatcaggtgtgttagaagatggaaacatctaaaacatgctgcatagtggctcttgaggaccaggattggccacccctggtctacagtttctgaacaatggtggACTGTGAAGCCAATGGTagctataataaaaaaataaaaaaaacctgcacagaaacatttattttgcgtCGCGAAGAAAAATAacgacactaagtcagagttatccagaTGTTGGCTTCATAATATCGGTACGGGACACTTAAAACGTTTCCGTTGGGACGAAAGTCGGTAATATACGTGGACCACTTTATGCCGAGCTGCTATAAGAGGGATCTcagggctaagctaatgggcaacAAGCCATCTGAAAGTctcaatgcagcttgtaaacgcaCTTGTTCAGAGCACGAATACATTTCTGCTAACGGGATACTACGAggggtgtcatggcactaacagcacccccaccagattgttccctcttatttccttgAGGCTAAATTATGAACTGTCAGGGAAACTTACCTGTTGGTTAGGGCGCCATCAGGTGCTCAGCCTCGTCGTGCATCACCCCGTTCATGAACAGATATCCTTTCGTGCAACTTCCATTTGCATTTTCAGTTGCTCGccatatttgtgcacttccaacacctaactactcagccatggctcgtttctgctgctaacaacagctctgcCCGAGAGGCTAATTCTGATGCTGAGTGGGTGCAGGAAGGCACACAAGAAGCAGGTAGTTGGTgaaaaaggtgatatttaatcttCTTGTAACCTGGACGCTACACTTTATCGCTGAAGGACAGGTTACACACGACTGCTTAGCACAAAGAGCTAACAAcacaaccaaaaacaacacttcccacaatgtaaacaaacctgTTACACCTCTACCTTCCACAATACACCATGTGTGTCATATCCTGAATAAAATGGCAACTATTCATAGCTTATGCCTGAAGGTATAAAATCGTTCTAAAAaaccttttaatgtgtttttttaataaaaaggtgcacatattttgtttattggtaatacattaaacacatttttgttatagATATTTTTACTACAGATACCCTAAGATAAAAGAAGGTATCATGATTTCACTGTGATCAGCGTCGCTAACCTTGGGAGCGATGCGAACCCTCTTGGCCGAGCGGGAGGCGCTCCTCTTCGGTTTGAGGCGGGAAGACGAGACCACGGGCTGCAGGTAAAGTTGAGAGGCCACAGGGATCTGGACGGGAACCAGGTAGGCGTCCGTACGAGGGAGGAGAGGCTTCATCCTTCTCTCTGAGA
This genomic window from Gouania willdenowi chromosome 6, fGouWil2.1, whole genome shotgun sequence contains:
- the LOC114464920 gene encoding cystine/glutamate transporter gives rise to the protein MKKADEQAVHLKRKIGLLPAVSFIIGTVVGSGIFIAPKGVLMNSGSVGLSLLVWALCGVLSLFGSLCYAELGTSFTKSGGHYTYLLETLGPLPAFLRIWAEFVFIRPAVASYVALAFGRYVVEPFFTPCEAPTVLIRLVSILGVTLVVVVNSLSVNMASRVQVTLTFIKMFALVLIIIPGVMALAKGRTENFQRGFEVDALTLDRLPLAFYNGLYAYGGWFYLNYVTEEVINPNRNIPLAVICSMVTVTVFYVLVNVAYYTIMTPAEILHSDAVAVMFADRALPGLTSVIPFLVALSCLGALNGGFFGVPRMLFVGAREGHWPSIFSMIHIRRHTPLPAVLFLYPLVVLMLMNGEIYNLINFASFSRWFFIALATTGMLVHRYRFPLHPRPFKVPLVIAVTFTVVSFFLVGLSLYSDPWNTGASCALTLTGVPVYYVIVHKNRLPRRCRRVYHYCSKQLQILLEVAQQEVQTY